The nucleotide window TGGTGGAAGGCCTTGGTCTTGAACAGGGCCCGGTGGCCCTGGACCTTGAGCGCCTCCCCTTCCAGGCGGGTCGGCACCTTTTCATGGTGCAGGGCGTGGTGCAAGGACTTGGCATCGGTAACCAGGGTGTTGGCGCGCAGGTACTGGGCCGGTGGTCTATTGAGGGCTGCACGCAGCGGCGGCCAGCCATCGCCCAGCTCGGCCTGGGCACGTTCATCCAGCCACTGGGGGAAGCTGTGCCAGACGGCGCCATCGGCCTTGGCCTCGCGCAGCCGGGCCGGCCAGTCGACGCCCCTGAGCCGCGGCAGCTCCAGGGCCTGGGCCGGCCGTTCGAGTCGCTGCCAGGCGCTGAGCAGCAGGGGAATTTCCCCCTTGTGGCGTAAGGGCCAGCCGACACCGGCCAGGAAGGCGTAGCGGCGGCCGAAACGCACCAGATGCTGGCCGCTTTCCGCCAGCCAGGGCCTGGCCGGCGCCGGCAGGGTCGGCAACAGGCGCTGCAGCACCTTGTCCAGGGGATGGCCCTGCAGCAATACGTCCTCGAGGAGTGCCTTCAGGCTGTCTGTTGCTTTCTGTGCGTTCATAAAAAATGCCCTGCCAAACTGGCAGGGCATCCTAGGTCATCGCCAGGAGGCTGGCAAGCTTACTGGGTCGGCTGGGCGCCGCTGGCCGCCAGGGCGAACTCCGGTACCACCAGTTCGGCATCGGCCAGGGTCACTTCCTGTACGGCCGTGCCTTCGGCGGGGATGGTCACCAGCTCGGGACCTTCAAAGGTCTCGGGCAGGTCGGCCTCGCCGTTACAGGAGTAGGCCAGGCTGTAATCGCCGCTTTCCACCAGGCCAAACTTGTAGCCATAGACCTCGCCGTCCAGCGCCACTGTGGTGGAGGAGAAGGACGCGGTGGCGTCGGCCGGGGCACCGGCGGCGCCGGCATCGAAGTCCTCGGACGGGTTGGCGATGCCGTGGCCCTGGTAGAGGTAGACGGCACCGAAGGTGGTCCCTTCCTCATTGGCACAGTTGGCGGCCAGATCCGCGGCCACGGTGCCGCTGATGGCGCCCAGGGTGGCGGTTTCCAGCAGCTCGACGCCGCGGGGCTTGATGATGTAGCGCTGCGGGCCCGGGTTGTAGGTCATGGCCTTGCGCAGGTTGAAATCGATGGTGAAGGCCAGGTTGCCGCCGGCGGCGGCCTCGAAGCCACCCAGCTTGAGTTCATCGCTGGGGCCCTTGAGTTCGAACTTGCCTTCGCCCGTGGTCACCCAGGACAGGTCCAGGTTTTCGTCGAGGATGGACAGGCGCAGGTCGGTGTAGGTGCCGGCAGGGATGACGACGCCATCCAGGGCCAGGAAGGTCTCACCGCCCTGGAAGTCGAGCAGGTCCAGGGTCACGGGATTGCCGTCGGCGTCCTGGATGGGCAGCACCACGTCCGCTTCGCCTTCACGCTTGAGGGTGATCTGATCGATGGTGACCACCACCTCGTCGGCGGTGTCGACGGGGGCATCGCCTATGGCCACGCTCAGGCGGGCTTCGCTGACGGCGGGGGTATCGCCGCTACCACCGCCACAGGCGGTGAGCATCAGGGCTGCAAGGCTGGTCAGGGCCAGTTTGGTTTTCATCTTCCCTCCTAAGGAGTCGTTGTTATATGGACGCAGCATCAAGTGTAGTAGTGCTTGCTGACCCTAAGATGAAGGGGACAACCAGGGCCATAGCGCCATTGCGGAAAAAAGCAGCGCAGATGCCAAGCGCAAGGCCCTGAGGGGCAGCCTGGCCAGCAGCCCGGGGCCGGCCAGCACCACCGGCAGGTTGGCCAGCATCAGCCCCAGGGTGCTGCCCACCAGCACCCAGCCCCACTGCACCGCGTCGGCGGCCAGCACCAGGGTCGCCACCTGGGTCTTGTCGCCCATCTCTGCCAGGAAGAAGGCGCCCAGGGTGACCCAGAAGGCCCGAGAGCCGCCCAGGGATTGTGAGTCCTCTTCCAGGGTGTCCGGCACCAGCAGCCACAGGGCCATGGCCAGCAGGCCGGCCGTGACCAGGCCGTCACGCCAGGACGGCGACAACCACAGCGCCAGCTGCTCGAACAGCCAGACGCCCAGGCTGCCGGCCAGGCCGTGGTTGAGCAGGGTCGCCACCAGCATGCCGGCCAGGATCGGCAGCGGCGCCCGGAAGCGGCCGATCAACAGCAGGGTCAGCAGTTGGGTCTTGTCGCCGATCTCGGCCAGGAAGATGGCCAGGGTGGAGGTTAGCAGGGTTTCCATGGGGATCCTTCTTTGGGGCAGACGAATACCAAGACGCTGCCGCCCCTGCCCCGGCAGGTCGGCACCGTCTCGGGTCTCGTCAAGCACGAAGGCCGCAGTGACCATGGCGAACGCCAATCATGTTGACCACTGCCTCGCATGTAGGGCGCGAGAGACTACTCCCCCAAGAGCGGGGGCATTATGGCAAAGGCGGCTCAGTCTTGGAAGTAGCCCAGGCCGGGGGGGATCACCTTGGGGTGGCGGCCGGTAATACCCAGGAAGAAGGTGCGGATCTGGTCCAGATCGGCTTCCATCTCCTCGCCGGGCCACAGCGGCTCGCTGATCACGAAGCGCCTGCGGCCGAAGTCCAGGCCCACCATCACCACGGGCACCCCGGCCTCCCTGGCGATATGGTAGAAGCCCAGCTTCCAGCGCTTGACCGGGCTGCGGGTGCCTTCCGGGGCCAAGCCAAGGACGAAGTCCGGCTCGTCGCGAAAGTACTGCACCACCTGGGCCACCAGGGCATTGGCCCTGTGCCGCACCACCGGATAGCCGCCCAGGGCCCGGAACAGCCAGCCGAAGGGGAAACGGAACAACTGGTGCTTGCCCAGGAAGCGGACCTTTTGCCCAAGGGCGGTCCTGGCCAGCATGCCCATCACGAAGTCCCAGTTGGAGGTGTGGGGGCCGGCGATGATCAGGTACTGGCGCAGCCCGGGCAGCTCGCCTTCAACATGCCAACCGAGCCGGCGCAGCAGCCAGCCTGAAAAGCCTTTCATCTTCATGGGGTCATTATGGTTTTTCTTGTGGAGGAAACCACCTGATGGGCTCGGGCGTACCCGCCGACAGGGTGATCAGCCCCTTGTCCAGGGCCTCCAGGATACGATCCCGGCAGGGCCCGTCCTCGAGCAGGTCGCTGACCACCGGCAGGGGCCTCAGGCACAGCCAGCCCGGGGCCGGCAGCTGCCTGGCCAGGTGCAGGGACAGCAGCAGGAATTCGATGGCCAGGGACGGATCCGGTGAGCGGCTGATATGGGGGAAGAAGGGGTAGTTCAGCGCCGCCAGGCGCACCCCCGTCACCGCCGGGCACACCACCCTGAGCCGGGCATCGATGTCGCCATGGCGTTCGGCCAGGCCGTCCACCTCCAGGGCCCCCGGCAACACCACCAGATAGCAGAAGGCATCCGGCTCGGCCACCAGCAGCGCCTGGGGATACTGCTGGCGCAGCGTCGCCGCCAGGGCCGCCTGCCAGTCCTTGCCCTGCAGGTAGCCGCTGCCGTAGTAAGGTTCGCTGTTGAAATCCGGGGAGAAGAACAGCAGGGTCATGTCGTGGCCCTTTTGCAGCAGCCGGGACAGCGCCAGGGTGGTGGCCTTGCTGTGGGGCAGCTCGGAGAATGGCCTCAGCGACAACGCATTGAGCCTTTCTATCTGCGCCGACTGCCGCCTCATCCCCATCACCAGCAAGGTGCTCAGCAGCCCCATTGCCGCCAGGCCGCCGTACCAGGGGGCCATGTTCGGCTCGGCTCTGGGCAAGGTGTCTTCGGCATCCTCCTGCTGCAGCAGGGCCAGCACCCGGCGCTCCGCGGACTGCTTTTCCTGCTGCAACCGCTCCCCTAGGGCCTTGTTGATGGCCAGGGCCTGCTGCTGATGTACTTCCCGCTCTTTACCCCTGGTCAATGCCGCCAGCTCTTCATGGGCCTGGGCAACCAGCCTTTGCTGCTTCAGGCTCTGGGTGGAGTTCTGGGTCGCCAGCACCTTCTCGAGCCAGTCGCGATGCGCCTTTGTGTTGCCCTGGGAGGCTTCGATCCTGGCCAGCATCATCATGCTGTCCAGGCGCCAGTGGACCATGTTGGCCTTCCCGTGGTGCTCCATGGCAGACAACAGGTAGAACCTGGCCCTGTCCCACTGCTCGAGGGCCATATAGGTTTCGCCGATATTGCCTTCCACCAGGCCGATCCAGTTGTGGTGTTCGCTCCCCGACAGCCAATCGCGGGCGGAAAGGAAGGCATCCAGGGCCAGCTCGTATTCCTGGCGATAAAACTGGACGGTGCCCAGGTAAATCTGGGCCTTGGCCTTCATCAACGGAGACAGCTCTTCCCGGCCGGCCACATCCAGCAACTGGCTAACAATCTCCAGGCCTGACTGACCCATGATCTGGCTGGTCGTGGCACTGAGTCCCCTGGCGGTGATCATCTCCTCCATGAAGCCACCCTGCCCCGCCAGCTCTGCTCCCTGCCGGTACATTTCCAGGGCCGCCAGGCGGTCGCCCGTGGCCCGGAAGTTATCGGCCAGCTTGATATGGGCCTGGGCCTGGATCTGCAGATCACCGATACGGCGCCCCAGGGCCAGTGCCTGCCTGGCATATTGGCTGGCCTGCTCCCAAGACTCAAAGTGGCCCATCAGCTTGGTCAGATGCAGGTAGATCTCGGCCAGCAGTTTTGGCGCTTCCACGGCGCTGGACAGCAGTACCTCTTCTGCCTTGAGGGCGGCCTCATAGGCTTCTTCCATGCTGCGCAGGCCGCTCAGGGATGTCGCCAGCAGATGGTAGAGCCTGGCCGCCTCCACGGAGCTGGCGTCCTCCGGCAGCTGGGCGGCCAGTTCCTGCAACAGAACCCGGGCCTCCTGGTGGCGCTGCTTGTCCAGCAGCCCTTGAGCCCGGTCCAGCTTGGGCCCCAGCATCCTGGGGAAACGGCTCTCGTCGACAGCCGTGGCCAGCAGCGGGGCCAGCAGCAGGGCGCAGAGCAAAAAAAGCTTCATTTTCATGCCGCTATGCTAGCCGCTGCGTCTCCCGCTGTCAGCTATGGAGGCGCCGTCGGTACCGTGCTACTTTGGAAGCCATATTGCTATGGACAGGGGGACCAAGTGAGTTACTTGGCCATAAAACACCTCCACCAGAGCCTGGCCTTCCTGAGCCTGGCCCTCTTTATCTGGCGCGCCATCAGGGCCATTCCCGACCCGGGACGCATTCCCAAATGGGCCCGGGTCGCACCCCACATAATCGATACCGGCCTGTTGCTGGCCGGCCTGTATCTGATGATGCTGCTGCATCAGTACCCCTTCGTGCACCACTGGCTCACCGCCAAGGTGCTGGCGCTGCTGCTCTATATCGCTCTGGGCACCCTGGCCATCAAGCGCGCCCCCACCCCCGGGCTCAGGGCCGCCAGCGCCCTGGGCGCGGTGCTGACCTTTGCCTACATGGTTGGGGTTGCGATCAGCAAGTCGCCGTTATCCTGGCTCAACTGGTTGTAAGGAGGTGCCATGGCACGCTGGCTAGACGCCGAGGTCATCGAGAACAGGGCCTGGACAGAACAACTGTTCAGCCTCAGGGTGAAGGCCGAGCCCTTCGATTTCATTGCCGGACAGTTCGTCAGGCTGGCCCTTGAGCTGCCCCAGGGCCGGGCCCAGCGCGCCTACTCCCTGGTCAACGGACCGGGTGACGACATCCTGGAGTTCCTGGTCACGGACGTGGACGGCGGCCGGCTTTCCCCGGCCCTGCACGGCCTCAGGGCCGGCGACGGCATCCAGGTCAGCCAGCCCGCCAGCGGCTTCTTCACCCTGGACGAAGTGCCGGACGCTGACAGCCTCTGGCTGCTCAGCACGGGTACCGGCATAGGGCCTTACCTGTCGATGCTGGCCACCGAGGTCCCCTGGCAAAGGTTCCGGCGCATCCACCTGGTCCACGGCGTGCGTTTCGGCGCCGATCTGGCCTACCGAGACTGGATCGCAAACTGGCAGCAGGCCCGTGGGCAAGGGCTCACCTACCTGCCGGTGGTCACCCGGGAAGCCTATCCCGGCGCGCTGAGCCGGCGCCTGCCGGCCCTGATCGAAAGCGGTGAACTTGAGGCCGCCCTGGGTGACAAACTGGATAATGGCGCCCAGGTAATGTTGTGCGGCAACCCGGACATGATCCGCGACGCCCAGGCCGCCCTGGCCGAGAAGGGCCTATCCAAGAACCTGCGCCGCAAACCGGGCCAGGTCACAGTCGAGCAGTATTGGTAGCAGGAGGCAAGATGCAAGCCGAACCCAGAAAGACCCAGCAGGACAAGCAGACCAGTCCCCTGGTGCCCGTGGTCGTGGCCCTGGTGCTGGCGGCGGGCGCCGGCGCCTACTGGTTCTGGAGCCAGCAGGGCGAGCCCGAGCCGGCGCCTCAGCCGGTGGTCGAGCCGCTGCCCGTGGCGCCCGAGCCTGTCATGGAGGCCGAGGACGTGCAGGCCGAGGTCGAGCCTGAGCAGGAGCCGGTCGAGCCGGTGCAGGCCCAGCAAGAGGCACCGGAGCCCGAGGTGGTCCCCGAGCCAGAGCCCGAGCCCTTGCCGCCCCTGGGCCAGAGCGATGAACTGGTGCGCGCCGAGCTGCGGTCGCTGCTGCCCGAAGGCGCTCCCTTGCGCCTGCAGGAGGCGGAGCTGGTGCGCAAGATGGCCCAGTACAGCGTCACCCTGGCCGACGGCTACCTGCCGCCCCGGCAGAAGCTGATCGCCCCGCCGGCCTCCTCCTTCGAGATCCTGCGCCTGGACGACGGCATCTATATGGATCCGGAAAGCTACCGGCGCTTCACCCCCTATGTGGACGCCCTGGTGGCGGTGGACGATCGGCTGCTGGGCGCCTTCCTGGCCCGCTTCGGCCCGCTGTTCTCGGCCGCCTACCAGGAGCTGGGCCTGCCCGCCGACGCCTTCACCGCCAACCTGGACAAGACCATGGCGCTGCTGCTGGCCACCCCTGAGCCCCTGGAGCCCATCCGTCTCAGCCAGCCCAGGGTGCTGTACCAGTACGCCGACCCGGAGCTGGAAGCCCTCAAACCCATCCAGAAACTGCTGCTGCGCATGGGGCCGGACAACCGCGGCCGCCTCAAGGACAAGCTCAGGGCCGTCCAGGCCCTGCTGTCCGAACAGGGCTGAGGTTCGACAATTTTTGCTTATGCCGACGATAAAAACTTTTTGTTTTACCCCTGAAAAGGCGTCGGCAATACTCCACGCGAATTGCATTGGAGGTGTTTATGAGCAACAGCTTCGTCAGCCAAAAGCGCTTCTGTGACCACAAGCATTATCCCCGGGGTTTCGCCCGCAGCGGTGATTTCACCCGCACCGAGGCCGAGCTGCTGGAAATGCATGGCGAAGCGCTGCTGGCCCTGGAAACCGGCCTGCGCGAGCCCGCCACCGCCGAAGAGCACCAGTTCCTGGCCGTCTGCCAGGGCGTCCGCCAACCGAGTTCGTCCCTGGAAAAGCTCTGGAGCAAGTACCGCCAGGTACTTGGCCGCAAGCACAAGCTGTTTACGGCCAGCAACGACTGGGTGAGCAGCCGTTCGACCGTCGTCTACGACGATGCCGACGACAGCGACGACTAGGCTCAGCTGAATGACACCAAGGGCAGCCTTGCGCTGCCCTTTTTTATGTTCGCGCCCCGGGGCGCCCTGGAGTAACTATGAGAATTGCCATCCTTTCCGCCAATCCCGAGCTGCATTCCACCAAGCGCCTGATCGCCGCAGCAGAGGAACGCGGGATGGAAGCCATGGTGGTGAATCCCGTCAACAGCTACATGAGCATCAACGCCGGCGGCCCGGCCATGCACAGCCGCGGCCAGGATCTGCCCCACTTCGACGCCGTGATCCCCCGCATAGGTCCGGAAATCACCTTCTATGGCGCCGCCGTTCTGCGCCAGTTCGAGGCCATGGGCGTGTACAGCCCCATCTCGTCGGCGGCCCTGACCCGCTCCCGGGACAAGCTCAGGGCCATGCAGGTGCTGGCCCGCCAGGGCATCGACATGCCCATCACCGGCTTCGCCAACGCCCCGGATGACATCCCAGACCTCATCGACATGGTCGGTGGCGCGCCGCTGGTGATCAAGCTGCTGGAAGGCTCCCAGGGCATCGGCGTGGTGCTGGCCGAAACCCGCCAGGCCGCCGAGAGCGTCATCGAGGCCTTCATGGGCATCAAGGCCAACATCATGGTCCAGGAGTACATCAAGGAGGCAGCCGGCCACGACCTGCGCCTGTTCGTGGTGGGCGACAAGGTGGTGGGCGCCATGGAACGGGTCGCCAAGGACGGCGACTTCCGGGCCAACATCCACAGGGGCGGCGAAGCGCGGGCGGTGAAGATCACCCCCCGGGAGCGCAAGATAGCCCTGCAGGCCGCCAGGACCCTGGGCCTGGAAGTGGCCGGCGTGGATCTGCTGCGCTCCGAGCGCGGCCCCCTGGTGGTGGAGGTCAACTCCTCCCCCGGCGTCGAAGGCATAGAGCGGGCCACCGGCAAGGACATCACCGGCGCCGTGATGGACCATGTCAAGAAGCAGCTCAAGGCCGGCAAAAAGGCCCGCAAGGACAGCTGAACCAGGGGCGCTCCGGCGCCCCTTGTTGTCTCCCCGCCCCCGTGGCAAGCTGCTGGCAGTCTCCACCGGCCGGACCCTGCCATGCGTATTGCCCTGTTCCTGCTCAGCTTTTTGCTGTTGTTGCCCGCTGCCCTGGCCAATGTCGAAGAGGCCCGCCTGGCCAGGGCCGAGGCCGCCCTGCCCGGCCTGCGGGCCCCCTTTGCCGGGCTGCTCGAAGAACTCGACCGCCACCCAGAGCAAGCCGAAGCCCTGGGCGCGCAAGGCTTTGCCGTCGGCAAGGCCATCGCCCTGGCAGAGGGCGACGACAGGCCCCTGTACTGGTTCCGCCTGGCCGGCAAGGCCAGGCTCAGGGCCGCCCAGCTGGCCCCCATAGCCAAGGACCGCTACCTGCACGCCTTCGAGCGGGCCAGCCGCGGCATCAGCGATATCCGCTTCGACGACGGCATTGGAAAAATCCTGATCACCGGCTTCGATCCCTTCTTCCTGGACCGCAACATCGGCCAGTCCAACCCCTCGGGCCTGGCGGCACTGCGCCTGGATGGCCAGATCATCGCATACCAGGGCAAGCAGGCCCGCATCGAGGCGGCCCTGGTGCCGGTGCGCTTCGCCGATTTCGACCAGGGCCTGATCGAAACCCTGCTGCTGCCCCATTACAAGGACGACGGCGTCGACATGGTGGTGACCATTTCCATGGGCCGCCAGGACTTCGACCTGGAGCGCTTCCCGGGCCGCAACCGCAGCGCCGCCGCCCCGGACAACCTCAATGTGCTGACCGGCGCCAGCAAGGAGCATCCCCTGGCGCCGCGCCTTCATGGCAAGCCGCTCAGGGGGCCCGAGTTCGTGGAATTCAGCCTGCCGGTGGCGGCCATGGTGCAGACCGCTCCCTTCCCCGTCCACGACAACAACAAGGTCGGCACCCTGAGCGGCGACCTGGCGCCGACCAGCCTGGCCCAGCTCAAGGGCGAGACCAGCGTCAGCGGCGCCGGCGGCGGCTACCTTTCCAACGAGATTTCCTACCGGGCCATCCGCCTGCGCAACAACCTGGGCAGCTCGGTGCCGTCCGGCCATATCCATACCCCCAGGATTTCCGGTTACGAAAAGGACAAGGAAATCGCCATCGTCGAACAGATCCGGGCCATGCTGGCCCGCTCGCTGGCAGCCCTCTGACAGTGGCCCTGACACCAAAAAGGCGGCCCGAAGGCCGCCTTTTCTCATTCAGGACGAAGCTTACATCCGCTCCAGGGTCTTGATGCCCAGTAGCGACAGCCCCTGCTTGAGGGTCCGGGCGGTCAGTGCCGCCAGCTTGAGGCGGGAGCCCTTGATGGCCTCGTCTTCCTGGCTGAGGATGGGGCAGCCTTCGTAGAAGCCGGAGAACAGCCCGGCCAGCTCGAACAGGTAGGCGCACAGGTGGTGGGGGCAGCCTTCCCGGGCCACCACGTCCACCGCTTCCTCGAACTGCACCAGCTTCAGGGCCAGGGCCTTCTCCTGGGGCTCGACCAGGCGCAGCTCGGCCTGGAGCTGGCTGGGATCGATGCCGGCCTTGCGGAAGATGGACGCCACCCTGGTGTAGGCGTAGAGCATGTAGGGGGCGGTGTTGCCCTCGAAACTGAGCATGGCGTCGAAGCTGAAGATGTAGTCCGAGGTGCGGTGCTTGGACAGATCCGCGTACTTGACGGCGCCGATGCCAACGGCATGGGCGATCTCCTTGAGCTCGTCCTCGCTGAAGCCTGCATCACGCTCGGCGACCAGCTTGTAGGCCTTGTCCTCGGCCTCCACCAGCAGGTCGATGAGCTTGACGGTGCCGCCGCTGCGGGTCTTGAAGGGCTTGCCGTCCTCACCGTTCATGGTGCCGAAGCCCAGGTGCTCCAGGCTCATGGCCTCGGGCACGAAGCCGGCCTGTTTGGCCAGGGTGAACACCTGCTTGAAGTGCAGGGCCTGGCGCTGGTCCACGAAGTACATGGCGCGGTCGGCCTTGAGCACCTTGGCGCGGTAGCGCATGGCCGCCAGGTCGGTGGAGGCGTACAGGAAGCCGCCGTCGGCCTTCTGGACGATGATCGGCAGGGGTTCGTCGTCCTTGCCCTTGAACTCGTCGAGGAACACGCACTTGGCGCCCTGGTCTTCCACCAGCAGGCCCTTGGCGTCCAGATCGGCCACTACCTGGGCCAGATCGTCGTTGTAGGCACTCTCGCCCATGACGTCGTCGCGGCTCAGGCTGACGTTGAGGCGCTGGTAGATCTCGTGGCAGTGGCTCAGGGAGATGTCGTTGAACTCGCGCCACAGCTTGTTGCAGTACTCGTCGCCGGACTGCAGCGCCACCACCAGCTCCCGGGCGCGGTCGGCGAAATCGGCGGACTCGTCGAAACGCTGCTTGGCGGCGCGGTAGAAGGTCTCCAAATCGGACAGCTCCAGCTCGGCCTGGGTGTTGCCCTGGGCGCGCAGCTCCTCCATGTAGGCCAGCAGCATGCCGAACTGGGTGCCCCAGTCGCCGACGTGGTTCTGGCGGATCACCTTGTGGCCCAGGAATTCCAGGGTACGCACCACGGCGTCACCAATGATGGTGGAACGCAGGTGGCCCACGTGCATCTCCTTGGCCAGGTTGGGGGAGGAGTAGTCCACCACCACGGTCTGGGGCTGGGCGCGGCTCACGCCCAGATGCGTGTCGGCCAGAGCCAGCTCCGCCTGGGCCGCCAGGAAGGCCGGCTTGAGGAAGAGGTTGATGAAACCGGGACCGGCGATCTCCACCTTGTCGGCGATGTCGGACAGGTCCAGGTTATCCAGAACCGCCTGGGCGAACTCCCTGGGGTTCTGCTTCATTCGCTTGGCCGCCCCCATGACACCGTTGGCCTGATAATCGCCAAACTGAGGCTTGGCCGATTGGCGCACCGCCGCCGGCGTGCCTTCAGGTGCGCCCGCTGCCACCATGGCAGAGGCGATCTTGTCATTGAGGAGGGTTTGAATGTTCACTGAGCCGTCCTGTCTTTGCCGCTAGGATAGGTGAAGGGTAAAGGCCGGATTGTAACCCTGGGCTCAGGCCATCTCCAGCCATTTGAGGGGATCCGGCACCTGGTAGTGGTAGTCCAGCGCCCTGGCCGTGTCTTCGCCCAGCACCTTCTTGCCCCCCACCTGGTCGGCAAAGGTCGGCGGCGTCAGCCCCAGGGCCCGTGCCGCGGCCGGGTAGAACTGATCCTTGGGCG belongs to Gallaecimonas sp. GXIMD4217 and includes:
- a CDS encoding DUF4382 domain-containing protein; translated protein: MKTKLALTSLAALMLTACGGGSGDTPAVSEARLSVAIGDAPVDTADEVVVTIDQITLKREGEADVVLPIQDADGNPVTLDLLDFQGGETFLALDGVVIPAGTYTDLRLSILDENLDLSWVTTGEGKFELKGPSDELKLGGFEAAAGGNLAFTIDFNLRKAMTYNPGPQRYIIKPRGVELLETATLGAISGTVAADLAANCANEEGTTFGAVYLYQGHGIANPSEDFDAGAAGAPADATASFSSTTVALDGEVYGYKFGLVESGDYSLAYSCNGEADLPETFEGPELVTIPAEGTAVQEVTLADAELVVPEFALAASGAQPTQ
- a CDS encoding TMEM165/GDT1 family protein, whose product is METLLTSTLAIFLAEIGDKTQLLTLLLIGRFRAPLPILAGMLVATLLNHGLAGSLGVWLFEQLALWLSPSWRDGLVTAGLLAMALWLLVPDTLEEDSQSLGGSRAFWVTLGAFFLAEMGDKTQVATLVLAADAVQWGWVLVGSTLGLMLANLPVVLAGPGLLARLPLRALRLASALLFSAMALWPWLSPSS
- a CDS encoding lysophospholipid acyltransferase family protein, producing the protein MKGFSGWLLRRLGWHVEGELPGLRQYLIIAGPHTSNWDFVMGMLARTALGQKVRFLGKHQLFRFPFGWLFRALGGYPVVRHRANALVAQVVQYFRDEPDFVLGLAPEGTRSPVKRWKLGFYHIAREAGVPVVMVGLDFGRRRFVISEPLWPGEEMEADLDQIRTFFLGITGRHPKVIPPGLGYFQD
- a CDS encoding SirB2 family protein — translated: MSYLAIKHLHQSLAFLSLALFIWRAIRAIPDPGRIPKWARVAPHIIDTGLLLAGLYLMMLLHQYPFVHHWLTAKVLALLLYIALGTLAIKRAPTPGLRAASALGAVLTFAYMVGVAISKSPLSWLNWL
- a CDS encoding ferredoxin--NADP reductase, which codes for MARWLDAEVIENRAWTEQLFSLRVKAEPFDFIAGQFVRLALELPQGRAQRAYSLVNGPGDDILEFLVTDVDGGRLSPALHGLRAGDGIQVSQPASGFFTLDEVPDADSLWLLSTGTGIGPYLSMLATEVPWQRFRRIHLVHGVRFGADLAYRDWIANWQQARGQGLTYLPVVTREAYPGALSRRLPALIESGELEAALGDKLDNGAQVMLCGNPDMIRDAQAALAEKGLSKNLRRKPGQVTVEQYW
- a CDS encoding DUF3014 domain-containing protein — protein: MQAEPRKTQQDKQTSPLVPVVVALVLAAGAGAYWFWSQQGEPEPAPQPVVEPLPVAPEPVMEAEDVQAEVEPEQEPVEPVQAQQEAPEPEVVPEPEPEPLPPLGQSDELVRAELRSLLPEGAPLRLQEAELVRKMAQYSVTLADGYLPPRQKLIAPPASSFEILRLDDGIYMDPESYRRFTPYVDALVAVDDRLLGAFLARFGPLFSAAYQELGLPADAFTANLDKTMALLLATPEPLEPIRLSQPRVLYQYADPELEALKPIQKLLLRMGPDNRGRLKDKLRAVQALLSEQG
- a CDS encoding DUF413 domain-containing protein, translating into MSNSFVSQKRFCDHKHYPRGFARSGDFTRTEAELLEMHGEALLALETGLREPATAEEHQFLAVCQGVRQPSSSLEKLWSKYRQVLGRKHKLFTASNDWVSSRSTVVYDDADDSDD
- the rimK gene encoding 30S ribosomal protein S6--L-glutamate ligase, whose product is MRIAILSANPELHSTKRLIAAAEERGMEAMVVNPVNSYMSINAGGPAMHSRGQDLPHFDAVIPRIGPEITFYGAAVLRQFEAMGVYSPISSAALTRSRDKLRAMQVLARQGIDMPITGFANAPDDIPDLIDMVGGAPLVIKLLEGSQGIGVVLAETRQAAESVIEAFMGIKANIMVQEYIKEAAGHDLRLFVVGDKVVGAMERVAKDGDFRANIHRGGEARAVKITPRERKIALQAARTLGLEVAGVDLLRSERGPLVVEVNSSPGVEGIERATGKDITGAVMDHVKKQLKAGKKARKDS
- the argS gene encoding arginine--tRNA ligase yields the protein MNIQTLLNDKIASAMVAAGAPEGTPAAVRQSAKPQFGDYQANGVMGAAKRMKQNPREFAQAVLDNLDLSDIADKVEIAGPGFINLFLKPAFLAAQAELALADTHLGVSRAQPQTVVVDYSSPNLAKEMHVGHLRSTIIGDAVVRTLEFLGHKVIRQNHVGDWGTQFGMLLAYMEELRAQGNTQAELELSDLETFYRAAKQRFDESADFADRARELVVALQSGDEYCNKLWREFNDISLSHCHEIYQRLNVSLSRDDVMGESAYNDDLAQVVADLDAKGLLVEDQGAKCVFLDEFKGKDDEPLPIIVQKADGGFLYASTDLAAMRYRAKVLKADRAMYFVDQRQALHFKQVFTLAKQAGFVPEAMSLEHLGFGTMNGEDGKPFKTRSGGTVKLIDLLVEAEDKAYKLVAERDAGFSEDELKEIAHAVGIGAVKYADLSKHRTSDYIFSFDAMLSFEGNTAPYMLYAYTRVASIFRKAGIDPSQLQAELRLVEPQEKALALKLVQFEEAVDVVAREGCPHHLCAYLFELAGLFSGFYEGCPILSQEDEAIKGSRLKLAALTARTLKQGLSLLGIKTLERM